The Canis lupus baileyi chromosome 11, mCanLup2.hap1, whole genome shotgun sequence genome includes a window with the following:
- the LOC140600532 gene encoding protein canopy homolog 2 isoform X4, producing MKGWGCLALLLGALLGTAWARRSQDLHCGACRALVDELEWEIAQVDPKKTIQMGSFRINPDGSQSVVEVPYARSEAHLTELLEEVCDRMKEYGEQIDPSTHRKNYVRVVGRNGESSELDLQGIRIDSDISGTLKFACESIVEEYEDELIEFFSREADNVKDKLCSKRTDLCDHALHISHDEL from the exons ATGAAAGGCTGGGGTTGTCTGGCCCTGCTTCTGGGGGCCCTGCTGGGAACTGCCTGGGCCCGGAGGAGCCAGGATCTACACTGTGGAG CTTGCAGGGCTCTGGTGGATGAACTAGAGTGGGAAATTGCCCAGGTGGATCCCAAGAAGACCATTCAGATGGGCTCTTTCCGAATCAATCCAGATGGCAGCCAGTCAGTGGTGGAG GTGCCTTATGCTCGCTCAGAGGCCCACCTCACAGAGCTGCTAGAGGAGGTATGTGACCGGATGAAGGAGTATGGGGAACAGATTGACCCCTCCACGCACCGCAAGAACTACGTACGTGTAGTGGGCCGGAATGGAGAATCCAGTGAACTGGACCTACAGGGCATCCGAATTGATTCAGACATCAGTGGCACTCTCAAGTTTGCG TGTGAGAGCATTGTGGAGGAATATGAGGACGAACTCATTGAATTCTTTTCCCGAGAGGCTGACAATGTTAAAGACAAACTTTGTAGTAAGCGAACAG ATCTATGTGACCATGCCCTGCACATATCGCATGATGAGCTATGA